TCTATAACATTGCGAAATTGTGAAAGTTGAGAAGAGGGGTGCAATACAGATTTTTACGCAAAATTAGCAAAAAATATGGTGCGAGCCTCATCAATCAGACCCACACCATACTTTTATTTACAGACACTGGCGTCTTTTAAAATCTGTTAATGCGAAATTGTTAAACTCTGTATTCATGTTGGTTACGCGATTTTCAGGCCTGCAAACCTTGTCGCACTTTTCAAATGATTACATTGGGGTTGGAGCCTTAAAACTCGGTTCCCCAATTTTTCATGAATGCAGGACGATACATTTTCAGCCAGATTGTTGACTTTTTGCCAAAACGCAAATTTGAAAGAATCATGGAGCATCGTACCAAAAATAAGGTTGAGGACAGAACCCTCGGATGGCAGTTGTCTTATTGGGGACAGTTGCTTGTCCTTATATTCGGTCAACTGCTCGGATGTCGAAGTCTCCGTGAACTCTCGGATATCACTACAGCACATCGCAAGAAATCCTTTCATCTCGGATTTGGCAAAGAAGCGGTAGACCGTAATATTCTCTCCAGATGCAATACCAATCGTGATTGGCATGTGTTCGAGGAGTTCGCCAACCATATGATTGTGCTGGCTCAGGAAGCCCGTATAGACCGGGAATTTTGTATCGGCGGCAAGTTCTATGCGTTCGATTCCTCCACGATTGACCTTTGCATGAGTGTTTATGACTGGGCAAAGTTCAGAAGCACCAAGTCCGGCATTAAACTGCATACCCAACTTGATATAGTGACGCAGATTCCAGTTATGATAAACATCACCAATGCCTCGGTTCATGATGTAAATGCGATGGATATCATTGATTATGAACCGTTGGCCGGTTATATCTTCGACCGTGGATACTGGGACTTGGATAGGCTTCATAAGATTGAGGAACTTGGAGCCTTCTTTGTCATAAGAGAGAAGGCTAAGCCGAAGTTCATTGTCGAGGATGGTCTGGACATGCCCGAGAATGGAAACATTCTTCAAGATTATACCGTAAGGTTTACCGGTAGACGCAATGCATCCAATTACCCTTCCCGGATTAGACGTATTGTAGCGTATATCCCTGACCTGAAGAGAAGTTTTGTTTTTTACACAAATAATTTCTTCCTGTCTGCCGAACAGATTGTGTTCCTTTACAAGAACCGATGGCAGGTGGAGCTTTTCTTCAAATGGATCAAACAGCACCTTAGAGTCACCACATTCTGGGGTAATTCCGAGACATCCGTCAGAATACAAATTTATGCGGCTATATGCACTTACTGCGTTGTCGCAATAATCGAACATAAAATGAAACTTGAAAGAAACATCTACGAAGTCATGAGAATCCTCGGCAGCTCCCTGCTTGTCAAGGAGCATATCAAGGACTTGTTGACTCCAGAACCGGTGCCAGCACAA
The sequence above is drawn from the Duncaniella freteri genome and encodes:
- a CDS encoding IS4 family transposase — translated: MEHRTKNKVEDRTLGWQLSYWGQLLVLIFGQLLGCRSLRELSDITTAHRKKSFHLGFGKEAVDRNILSRCNTNRDWHVFEEFANHMIVLAQEARIDREFCIGGKFYAFDSSTIDLCMSVYDWAKFRSTKSGIKLHTQLDIVTQIPVMINITNASVHDVNAMDIIDYEPLAGYIFDRGYWDLDRLHKIEELGAFFVIREKAKPKFIVEDGLDMPENGNILQDYTVRFTGRRNASNYPSRIRRIVAYIPDLKRSFVFYTNNFFLSAEQIVFLYKNRWQVELFFKWIKQHLRVTTFWGNSETSVRIQIYAAICTYCVVAIIEHKMKLERNIYEVMRILGSSLLVKEHIKDLLTPEPVPAQIANCHPTLDLEFD